In Aegilops tauschii subsp. strangulata cultivar AL8/78 chromosome 3, Aet v6.0, whole genome shotgun sequence, one genomic interval encodes:
- the LOC109776428 gene encoding agamous-like MADS-box protein AGL80 — MARKKVAIEYIASDPTRKATARKRDMGIKKKAGELSVLCGVDTCYIMYREGGASPPEVYPSVPEAMRVIDRFRSMPELDQCKKKMDGEDYVRERIAKIQEQLRRAQRDNRQLETTLLLHDTLVGRRQGLAGVAIEQLVSLGWMAESYVKKVSDCIAYRNMQQQQHAGVQAEPPHYGATVADMEAPPHQQL, encoded by the coding sequence ATGGCTCGCAAGAAGGTGGCCATCGAGTACATCGCGAGCGACCCGACCCGGAAGGCGACGGCGAGGAAGCGCGACATGGGgatcaagaagaaggccggcGAGCTGTCCGTGCTGTGCGGCGTCGACACGTGCTACATCATGTACCGCGAGGGCGGCGCCTCCCCGCCGGAGGTGTACCCGTCGGTCCCGGAGGCGATGCGCGTCATCGACCGCTTCCGGTCCATGCCGGAGCTGGACCAGTGCAAGAAGAAGATGGACGGGGAGGACTACGTCCGTGAGCGCATCGCCAAGATCCAGGAGCAGCTGCGCAGGGCGCAGCGCGACAACCGCCAGCTCGAGACCACGCTGCTCCTCCACGACACCCTCGTCGGCCGCCGCCAGGGCCTCGCCGGCGTTGCCATCGAGCAGCTCGTCAGCCTCGGCTGGATGGCGGAGAGCTACGTCAAGAAGGTGAGCGACTGCATCGCGTACAGGAacatgcagcagcagcagcacgccGGCGTGCAGGCTGAGCCTCCGCATTACGGTGCCACCGTCGCCGACATGGAGGCGCCGCCGCACCAGCAGCTATAA
- the LOC109776431 gene encoding UMP-CMP kinase 1 isoform X2, whose amino-acid sequence MAEVVEVHKDWSGSFPSGKKITVVFVIGGPGSGKGTQCAKIVSHFGFTHLSAGDLLREEVKSDTEQGTMIKNLMHEGKLVPSEIIVRLLLKAMLASGNDKFLIDGFPRNEENREAYEKIIKIEPEFVLLIDCSREEMERRILHRNQGRDDDNMETIRRRFEVFQQSTLPVIQHYEKMGKLRRVDGDRQPDMVFEDVKAVFAQLNTQANQGSNVSRAQTNPFKRWFLDLFCSCFDVADRRN is encoded by the exons ATGGCAGAAGTAGTAGAAGTACACAAG GATTGGAGTGGTTCATTCCCCTCTGGGAAAAAGATAACGGTTGTTTTTGTCATAG GAGGGCCAGGTAGTGGCAAAGGCACTCAGTGTGCTAAGATTGTGAGCCACTTTGGGTTTACCCATCTGAGTGCTGGCGATCTTCTTCGCGAAGAAGTTAAATCTGATACCGAGCAAGG TACAATGATCAAGAATCTCATGCACGAAGGAAAGCTTGTGCCTTCTGAGATCATTGTCAGGCTACTATTAAAGGCCATGCTTGCAAGTGGAAATGATAAGTTTCTTATTGACGGATTTCCACGAAATGAAGAGAACCGCGAAGCATACGAGAAGATT ATTAAGATAGAACCTGAGTTCGTATTATTGATTGACTGCTCAAGGGAGGAGATGGAGCGGCGCATTCTACATCGAAACCAG GGAAGAGATGATGACAACATGGAAACCATTCGGCGGCGGTTCGAAGTTTTTCAGCAATCAACTCTGCCTGTTATTCAGCACTACGAGAAAATGGGGAAGCTTCGAAGG GTTGATGGTGACAGGCAGCCAGACATGGTGTTTGAAGACGTGAAGGCCGTCTTCGCACAACTAAACACACAG GCAAACCAAGGCAGCAACGTGAGCAGAGCACAAACTAATCCATTCAAGCGCTGGTTTCTCGACCTTTTCTGCA GTTGCTTCGATGTGGCAGACAGAAGGAACTGA
- the LOC109776431 gene encoding UMP-CMP kinase 1 isoform X1 — MYLSQNKSQHASPILLKIVCVRISFHTRLLCRPPFCFALPSSLRTTLSSLLCTKSFASYLYFFSRLPASRIEFLPVRRRGRRSTVAKNGKLSPDWSGSFPSGKKITVVFVIGGPGSGKGTQCAKIVSHFGFTHLSAGDLLREEVKSDTEQGTMIKNLMHEGKLVPSEIIVRLLLKAMLASGNDKFLIDGFPRNEENREAYEKIIKIEPEFVLLIDCSREEMERRILHRNQGRDDDNMETIRRRFEVFQQSTLPVIQHYEKMGKLRRVDGDRQPDMVFEDVKAVFAQLNTQANQGSNVSRAQTNPFKRWFLDLFCSCFDVADRRN, encoded by the exons ATGTATTTATCTCAAAATAAAAGTCAGCATGCATCTCCTATATTGCTCAAAATAGTATGTGTAAGAATCTCTTTCCACACGCGTCTCCTTTGCCGGCCTCCTTTTTGCTTTGCTTTGCCCTCCTCTCTACGTACTACACTCTCGTCTCTTCTTTGCACAAAATCGTTCGCTAGCTACCTTTACTTCTTCTCGAGGCTACCAGCCAGCAGAATCGAATTCCTCCCCGTACGTCGCCGTGGCCGTCGCTCCACCGTTGCCAAGAACGGCAAGCTCTCTCCG GATTGGAGTGGTTCATTCCCCTCTGGGAAAAAGATAACGGTTGTTTTTGTCATAG GAGGGCCAGGTAGTGGCAAAGGCACTCAGTGTGCTAAGATTGTGAGCCACTTTGGGTTTACCCATCTGAGTGCTGGCGATCTTCTTCGCGAAGAAGTTAAATCTGATACCGAGCAAGG TACAATGATCAAGAATCTCATGCACGAAGGAAAGCTTGTGCCTTCTGAGATCATTGTCAGGCTACTATTAAAGGCCATGCTTGCAAGTGGAAATGATAAGTTTCTTATTGACGGATTTCCACGAAATGAAGAGAACCGCGAAGCATACGAGAAGATT ATTAAGATAGAACCTGAGTTCGTATTATTGATTGACTGCTCAAGGGAGGAGATGGAGCGGCGCATTCTACATCGAAACCAG GGAAGAGATGATGACAACATGGAAACCATTCGGCGGCGGTTCGAAGTTTTTCAGCAATCAACTCTGCCTGTTATTCAGCACTACGAGAAAATGGGGAAGCTTCGAAGG GTTGATGGTGACAGGCAGCCAGACATGGTGTTTGAAGACGTGAAGGCCGTCTTCGCACAACTAAACACACAG GCAAACCAAGGCAGCAACGTGAGCAGAGCACAAACTAATCCATTCAAGCGCTGGTTTCTCGACCTTTTCTGCA GTTGCTTCGATGTGGCAGACAGAAGGAACTGA